The window aatcaACTAAAATTTGTATGtttctaaaaatacaaaatgCAACTCTAgtaacttttaattatatttttaatctttgctaagaaatttgaaatgttaGATGCATTAGctataacattattattattattattattattattattattattattattattattattattattattattattattattattatgtatttaGTACTTACACTTGAATATTGTTTTATATCCTATAATCAAATACCAACAAACAATGTATTTACACCCTACTTTTATCGATAATATTGTGGACTTGATGTTATTTGCTATTGTCATCTacataaatacaaaatttggTCTTTTTGATCTTTTTCAAGCCTTATGTAAAGACTTTTGTTCTATGCTACTTGAATGAGTGATAACAACATACTTGTAAATTAGGAGTGTCAAATGATCAGAATACCTAGATGAAATTGAACTTGTTTACACTACTCAAAGAAATTAAGTCCATTATACTTCAAAACAGAcgaaaattaattacaaatgaaGAGAAATTGGAGAAGATACtacaaaatacataaaatgcTCATACATTAATGCTTTGGATCATAAACTTAAACACATAATATagattcaaatattaaaagtaacatAATCTTCTTTGGGTGATTCAACAATATACAATAATTAACATACTTGatgcttaatttatttttttatttttttataattgacaATTATATGTACTCTAACTTgacatgttttctatattttgataTACTAAATATATCGAATAAAGTATATTAATTAACCACGTTCATGTTCACAACTATAAAATTAACTAATCAACCTATGAGTGATCTTTAATATCTTATAATCTATGAACTTCAATATAGTcatgacaaaacaaaatatatacgTATCATTATGTCATCTCATATATACCATCATATAATCATGAggaattgaattttatttaatttgacatCCATGAAAACTTTCTAATTTGGCCACTTTAATGACTAACAAATTATTCATACTAtagatatcaaattaaatagtCATAAtagttatttgataatattatataatttaatagatATAAGGCTTTAGAGTTTTATCACTTTGGTGATTAACAAACCATTCATAATATCTATTCAAGttgtataatattaataagcattagataatatctatatatatatatatatatatatatatatatatatatatattcaattgtTATGCTTATTTACAAACTACATATGGTAAATTATTCATATAATCTCTAATAAAGCaaagttttatgaaaaaaaggaaaactcaTTCACATAATATATTTGTGtattatatatagataatatatatatatatagtcaatTGTTATGCTTATTTACAAACTACATATGGTAAATTATTCATATAATCTCTAATAAAGCAAAGTTTTATGACAAAAGGAAAACTCATTCACATAATATATCGGTGTATTATATATCAATCAAATCTCTTAAGgattttataaacaaatatgCATTAGGAAATCAAAAGGAGGATTTGAAACAAacttcaaaaacaataaataataatgtataataatatataaaaaaatcacgtctataataattattgaataGTCAATTATTCGAAAGACAACATACAACCAattcataaagaaaaatatcaacaaatttaattttctcattaaaaGATTTGATACCATAAGagagaaacataaaataatcttcaaaGGAAAATCACAAGTTTGTAAACCatgtgctctgataccatatgtTAGGGTTTCTTTAACTTATGCAAAACAATCATAACCCTAATTCCCAAATCTTAAAACTTCGTGATTTTTCAccgttaaaataaataataaaaaaatataccttGATCCATAAGATTGATCTTGAAGAGAAATTCTTTATACAGAAGAACAAATTAGAGAAAACTTGGTTTTTCTCTCTTGACCCCtttaatttgacatatgtttctTAATGGATATCAATATTGGATAGAGAAAGGATGAAATCTAAATAGGTTTCTTTCATGTTCCAACGACTTGAATggttatttagaaaatatatctTCAATTGACTAATAAGATTTTAGTACTTAATATCATTAACCATagttatcttttaaattaaataaaatataattgattataaaataagCTACATGAccatattaagaaaaaattaacacATTTGTCATTGTATTAGATATTATTTAGTTGCATAACATTActagttttttataatatataatagattGTGATATAATGTATAATCCTTCCATTCTTGATAATATCTTTTgtggttttgaaaaatatgcCACTCAAGCGTGGTAAATATACCTCAATTTCAACTTTTTGTCTGGTCATCCAATACCACCTCCGACTGCCACGTTTTTCtagcctttttttattttttgacaatCCCAAAATTCTCGGTTCAATCATTCTTAAACATCACTAGCAACAACAtgtgaaattgaaaaaagaaatagaaaaacaattacAGGGTGAGGTTTAGACatgcattaaaaaagaaaaagggaaaaagttaATTGTGATAATTGTTTGAATTGAGGAATCAAGTAGTCCTTTAATTTACCTAGTCATCCCATTTctagaaatgaaggaaaaaagcaATCTAAAAACAGTAGTTGCTGCTACAAGAGCTTTTCTCTCCTCTGCTTCTACTCCTTCACTAGAGCTGTAGAGCACCACCTTCACTAGAATAATCCCCCTCATCAATTTGCATTATAGGGATGGAGATCATTCTGACTTCAATTCGCAACTTATATTAACAGGTCTCCCACTGCAAAAACAACACATGAAAACAAAGTTAGTATTAAATCAATATGGAGGCATTGACATAGCCACTGAAGATGATCAACCCATAGAGTGACCTGGGGATCTGTGCTTAGTAATTGACAACGCATATACAAATGATTCTAGTGATACGCAACCGTGTGCAAGAAAATATCACTTGTTCATGTGAGGGTAATCTAATTTCAAACAGTGTTAGGGGATATTTTAATTCCTGGTGTAAACAGTTGTAACTCATCTTAAGACATCTACACAAGCTAAACAACTAAAAATCAGATTAAGAGGGAAAAGCAGAAGAGAAACACACCACCCACCAAGGGATGATGTTATGGGAAGATTTGGGTGCATACCAAGCAATTGTCCGTCTGTTTCTCCGGTCATCAAGGGCTGTCCTCATCATGCCTGCATTTCAAGCGTTTCTGTGGTCGCTTCTCTGATTCAGAGTGATCCTCTGAGCAGTCAGTTGCAGTATGGTAATCAGAGTTGTCTGATTCTGAGCCATCAACATTGGACCACTCACTTCCGGTGGATTCCTCCTCCTCATTGGATTCTTTGAGGACGACTGTTGACTTTtttggaggaggaggaggaggagacgAGATAGCGCTGAATGGGATCATCGGGGGGATTCATGTATGGATCAATACTGTACAGTAGAGGAAACCCACACCTCTCACCTGGAGAATGGTACCTGAGCCAGAAGTTTTCGGTTTGATGTGTTACTCTGATGCGAGTCGATTCACGCCAATTTATGGGAGGTCCATCATCCTGAGCGCTGAAGGAGGAAAGTGTTATATAAAGCAGCCTCTCGTGATCTAACCCTACACTTGCCTTATTATTCCagattgtaatttttttagtaacGTACCTTGCTGAAAAATCGAGGAAGGCACGCCATACTGAAAAATCCGGATTACTTTGCGCGTGGTAGGTAGAAACAAGCTCCAGTAATTTACCCAAACCATGCTGTAGAATCAAAATTATTTGGATGTTAGAGAGATAGAAACTGCTTCTTAGCAGTCTTCATTCATTCGACATTTAATTTACACTATCACAAATCAAACTTAATTaacttttatttgaatacaattttcattttatataacaAGACctcaagaatttttaaaaataaaacagaaaactCCATTGCAAAAcctctcttttaatttataattaaaattgtgatATATGGTATATAGAGAGAACTACTCACCCTGGAAGTTCTCTTTGGCCACTTTGTGGTTGGAAGTACTAACTGAAGTTCATGTTTTGAGGCATTTTTGAATGATATGCAATCTTGTGCAGATAAAAGATATATGTTTGAAGGAAGTTCTGGCAGTACTTTCAGTCTTTTACACTTGTCCAACCGCAGAGCTTCTAAGTTAGAAAGTCCCCTGAAGTTTGGCAAAGTTACAAAGTTGTTCCCACATAGATCTAACACTTCCAATGAAGATAAGAGGCAAATACTACTCAGGTTTGTTTCATCTGATACATTACAATAACTTAGGTTTAGCCTTGTTAAAGAGCATAAACCTGATAAATGATGCAATATGAAACTGCTAGAACTTAAACTTCTTCCTGGCAACAACCATGAGGTAGATGGTGGCCTTTTACACCCCTCAAAGGATAATATTTCAAGGTTTCTCAAGAACGAAAAAGAGAAGGGTAGTACTCTTACAGCAGTTCCATCGGCATGAAGTTCTTTCAACATTTCTAGGTTCCCAAAGTTCTTAGGAAATTCTTCAAGTTGTGAACAACCAGAAAGAATAAATGTTTCCAGGGATTTCAAACCACACATGCTCATTGGTAGACTTTTGAGCTTTTCACAATTTTTCAAACTCAAGAAACTGAGATTCTTCAAATCTCCAAGTGATGCGTGAACCTTACGTAAAGACACACATCCTTCCAAAACTAACCGTttgaggttggtgactcccGAGAAATTTGGAGTTTCTATTAAGTACTTGGAGTGACTGAGATCcatgaatttcaattttccaaGAACCTGCCATGAAAGAAAGTTGGCTTTAAATTTAGCTTTCGTAAACATTCCATACTctctaaagaaaataacatgaaTAGATCATAATTTTACCTTGATTCCTTTCCAAAGTTGTTTAATATGACTATAAGGCATGCTAAGCTCAACAAGATTCTTTGGATTGAAGTCATTGGGCAATGATTTGAAAGAGTATCCATACAAATATAGACACCTCAAATCATGGTAACAAAATTTAAAGTCCTTGGAAAAGTTCACTTTGCAATTCTTCATATTGGAGGTATCGTTGAagtttcttgaaatatttttagatttatagACTTTGAGCAATCTAAGTCTATTCATCCTTGCAAGGGCTTGAGTGGTAAAGTCTATCATCTCTTCCAAATGAGACAAGTTGAGGAATATACCTTCAATATTTTCAGTTGCCTACAAGCCAAGAAATAGAGTAAGTGAAAAGCATGCATATTGCATAAAAGCTTACTAAAATTTATCAACATATAAACATTTAAAGCAAAATAATTCTTGATTTCTAATCTAAATTTGAActgcataaaataaatatcatattttttgctcttaccatattttttttcaatacatCATAGATATCTTCAGGGAACCATAATCTACTGCGTTTACCAGGATCTTCAAGGGATTGTTCACGAACAATTTCCCTACCCATTTCTTCTATTAAGTCATGCATCATCAACTTATTTGAAGAAATAGTTATGAGTGACTTATCAATAAGAGCTCGTATTCCACTAAGTGAGAAGAATCCGCAACCATCTAGTATTTCTACTACATATTCTTTATCCTCTCCTTTAAAGAAACATgcaatatccaaaaatatattCTTCTCCTTATCATCTAACCCATCATAACTTATTTTAAGTActtcataaattttcatattaggaGTACTTTTCAATTTGTCTAATTGATTTCTCCATTCTTCTTTGGTCatgctaaataaaaaagaacccAAAACCTTAAGAGCCAATGGAAGGCCTTGAGCATAGCACATTAGAGCTCTTGAAAGCTCCTTGAAATCATCTCTATCAAGTTCATGTTTTAATGAATAATGTGTAAGGAACTCAAGAGCTTCATCACCACTGAATTTGGGAACCTCATAAGGATAGACTTTATGCGACAATAACAAACGTTTATCCCTGGTCGTTATGACAATTCTACTTCCTTGACCGAACCAATTCTGATTTCCGACTAAGAAATCCAATATTGTTAGATCATTCACATTATCAAGAATAATAAGAACCTTTTTTGACTGCAATCTTTCCTTTATAGATGTGAGTCCTTCCATATTTAGATTTTCTTCCTGCAATAGATGAGAAAGAAGTTTCTTTTGCAACCTGATTAAATCACGATTCATTTTGTAATTCTCTGCAACATTTTCAAGAAAGGAGCAACCTTCAAAATCATAGCAGAATCGGCTATAAATAGCTTTGACAAGGGTTGTTTTCCCTATTCCGCCCATGCCCCAAATTCCTACCATCCTAACATCATCTGACTCCAAGGATAATAGCATTTCCATTTCTTGTATGCGGGCATCCATTCCAACCAAATTCTCATTATCACTGCTGCGTGTAattatcaatttattcaaaatatccTTAACAATTTCCTTGATAAGTAGAGGTTCATTCCTGCCATATTTGAAGCATGAACACATAATAAGTCTAGCCATCCCTAAAAAGATaatacaaataaagaaaataggaGAAGATGTGTCAAGATATAGTTGGTATCTTATATTGAAgtcaaaatatttctaaatcctatgaacCCAGTCCTTTAATTTAATCAGGTAGTGTCAACGTGGTGTATACATTCTTATATCCTTTGTGCTGTAATAAATAATGGATAAATTAGCAAGAGCattgaaattagaaatataaaaaattaaaaataaaataagagtgaAAGAAGCTTTAGATAATTACTTATTCCTTGAATCCCAACCAGATAAATTTGCAACTTGAGTGAGAGCCTCCCTCCAAATCGGCACCCTCTCTCTATTCTCCAAGTTTTCTTCATGTTTAGCCAAggcttttccaaaatttcctcTGTGATTTCTCACATCGGATGGATCCACGTTGTAGAAAATTGGAACAACGCTCTGATCCCTGCTTTTCCTGCACTCTACTATCTTCACCAGCT is drawn from Vitis riparia cultivar Riparia Gloire de Montpellier isolate 1030 chromosome 18, EGFV_Vit.rip_1.0, whole genome shotgun sequence and contains these coding sequences:
- the LOC117905772 gene encoding disease resistance protein RPV1-like, which gives rise to MAAASSYSSSFQRSYDVFLSFRGEDTRNNFTAHLYDVLCRKGINTFIDNGKLERGQVISPALVAAIQNSMFSIIVLSQNYASSKWCLEELVKIVECRKSRDQSVVPIFYNVDPSDVRNHRGNFGKALAKHEENLENRERVPIWREALTQVANLSGWDSRNKNEPLLIKEIVKDILNKLIITRSSDNENLVGMDARIQEMEMLLSLESDDVRMVGIWGMGGIGKTTLVKAIYSRFCYDFEGCSFLENVAENYKMNRDLIRLQKKLLSHLLQEENLNMEGLTSIKERLQSKKVLIILDNVNDLTILDFLVGNQNWFGQGSRIVITTRDKRLLLSHKVYPYEVPKFSGDEALEFLTHYSLKHELDRDDFKELSRALMCYAQGLPLALKVLGSFLFSMTKEEWRNQLDKLKSTPNMKIYEVLKISYDGLDDKEKNIFLDIACFFKGEDKEYVVEILDGCGFFSLSGIRALIDKSLITISSNKLMMHDLIEEMGREIVREQSLEDPGKRSRLWFPEDIYDVLGKLKFMDLSHSKYLIETPNFSGVTNLKRFMLFNKAKPKLL